From the Pseudoalteromonas tunicata genome, one window contains:
- a CDS encoding DUF4382 domain-containing protein yields the protein MKIQSIAISCALSLSLFGCGGSSNEGGPIQPDTTKLSTFSLGISDAPVNGLKEVNVVFNNITLKSDTQQYSFDIRSANNNLPTMVNLLDYTGSNIFPILGEQVVAAGQYQWLRATVVNGDNNNLSMTSHVVYQDDTLAPLIVKRKGNDGIGEIQVNGFTLNQTSNNFVLEFDLKKSLVNPNNSDVVMLKPRGVRLENIVESHSIKGTISDALIANCETDNISLAADDSSFGHAIYLYSADVEAVKDIYEDNEDSLPVNAPKATANVIFNNDDKISEFEVPFISSGNYQLAYTCTAHIDDPEIMDDAFKIHQIKMITVNNADLSVAFDISN from the coding sequence ACGAAGGAGGTCCTATACAACCTGATACCACAAAGTTATCAACCTTTAGTTTAGGTATATCAGATGCACCTGTTAATGGCTTAAAAGAAGTCAATGTTGTTTTTAACAACATCACATTAAAATCAGACACCCAACAATACAGCTTCGATATTCGCTCTGCGAATAATAACCTACCGACAATGGTTAATTTGCTCGACTATACGGGTAGCAATATATTTCCAATTTTAGGTGAACAAGTGGTCGCAGCTGGTCAATATCAATGGCTTAGAGCGACCGTTGTTAACGGTGATAATAATAATTTATCGATGACATCCCATGTGGTTTATCAAGATGACACTCTTGCTCCACTGATTGTTAAACGCAAAGGAAACGATGGCATTGGTGAGATTCAAGTGAATGGTTTTACCCTAAATCAAACAAGTAATAACTTTGTTCTCGAATTTGATCTGAAAAAATCACTTGTTAATCCGAACAATAGCGATGTAGTGATGTTAAAGCCTCGTGGTGTTCGCTTAGAAAACATTGTCGAATCGCACAGTATCAAAGGCACTATTAGTGATGCACTAATAGCAAACTGCGAAACTGATAACATTAGTTTAGCAGCAGACGATAGCTCGTTTGGCCACGCTATCTACCTCTATAGCGCCGATGTTGAAGCGGTTAAAGATATATATGAAGATAATGAAGATTCATTACCTGTAAATGCTCCAAAAGCAACAGCTAATGTCATCTTTAATAACGATGATAAAATATCTGAATTTGAAGTTCCATTTATATCATCGGGCAATTATCAACTGGCTTATACATGCACCGCACATATTGATGATCCCGAAATAATGGATGACGCTTTTAAAATCCATCAAATAAAAATGATTACTGTCAACAACGCAGATTTGAGTGTGGCTTTTGATATTAGTAATTAG
- a CDS encoding acetate uptake transporter has product MQQQLANPAPLGLMGFGMTTVLLNIHNAGFFPISAMILAMGLCYGGLAQIIAGIMEYRRNNTFGMTAFLSYGLFWWSLVLLLILPKFEVAEATPAAYMGCYLFMWGVFTLFMTFATVHFNRVKQAIFAGLTLLFFLLAARDFTGSELIGVIAAYEGIVVGSLAIYLAMATVINEQFGRTVLPIGEKAVLNTTVNLKVAA; this is encoded by the coding sequence TTGCAACAACAATTGGCAAACCCCGCCCCTCTTGGCTTGATGGGTTTTGGCATGACTACCGTTTTACTTAATATTCATAATGCTGGCTTTTTCCCTATCAGCGCCATGATCCTCGCTATGGGGCTTTGTTATGGTGGGCTTGCTCAAATTATTGCGGGAATTATGGAATACCGCCGTAATAATACCTTTGGCATGACGGCATTTTTATCCTATGGATTATTTTGGTGGAGTTTAGTTTTACTGTTAATTCTGCCAAAGTTTGAGGTAGCTGAAGCAACACCTGCGGCTTACATGGGTTGCTATTTATTTATGTGGGGTGTGTTTACACTTTTTATGACCTTTGCAACTGTCCATTTTAATCGGGTGAAACAAGCTATTTTTGCAGGACTTACTTTGTTGTTTTTTTTATTAGCAGCGCGCGATTTTACTGGAAGTGAGTTAATTGGAGTAATTGCAGCTTACGAAGGTATTGTGGTTGGAAGCTTAGCAATTTATCTTGCAATGGCAACGGTAATTAATGAACAGTTTGGTCGCACAGTGTTGCCAATTGGTGAAAAAGCAGTACTAAATACAACCGTTAATTTAAAGGTTGCGGCATAA
- the cysG gene encoding siroheme synthase CysG — MQYLPIFTKLDNKPVLVIGGGEVALRKCRALLQARGKVTLVAPDFCQELLELAEQNIVTLVHDYFAPAQLDGQMLVIAATDINAVNEAVFDAANERNIFVNVVDDQPKCTFIFPSIVDRNPITIAISSAGTAPVLARRLREKLETLIPQHIGPLAELVGSFRTQVKQRFKQFSDRRQFWEKVFDSNVVSKVQTGDIAAAKQQLHIMLDDTAAPKGEVYVIGAGPGDPELLTLKALQLMQQADVVVYDYLVSDEIMELVRRDADLICVGKRMGDHSVEQHDTNQMLVRLAKEGKKVCRIKGGDPFIYGRGGEEVQVLAEYQVAYQIVPGITAAAGCAAYAGIPLTHRDHAQAIQFVTGHCKKDGQDLDWRSLAQPHQTLAVYMGVVKSPYIQAKLIEHGRAHNTPVAIIENGTRKNQRVVTGHLGQLSQLIDQHAIVSPALLIIGEVAQLHSQLAWFGQQAQTSSFAQPLTDVV, encoded by the coding sequence GTGCAGTATTTACCCATTTTTACCAAATTAGATAATAAACCGGTGCTCGTCATCGGTGGTGGTGAAGTTGCACTGCGAAAATGTCGCGCACTTTTACAAGCGCGAGGCAAAGTCACTCTAGTTGCACCAGATTTTTGCCAAGAGCTCCTCGAACTGGCCGAACAAAATATTGTCACACTGGTCCACGATTATTTTGCCCCTGCACAGCTTGATGGGCAAATGCTGGTTATTGCTGCGACAGACATTAACGCCGTGAATGAAGCGGTGTTTGATGCGGCCAATGAACGCAATATTTTTGTTAATGTGGTTGATGATCAACCAAAATGCACCTTTATATTTCCATCTATTGTTGATCGCAACCCCATTACTATTGCGATTTCAAGCGCTGGCACCGCCCCCGTACTGGCACGCCGCTTGCGCGAAAAACTCGAAACGCTCATTCCACAGCATATCGGGCCATTAGCTGAGTTAGTTGGCAGTTTTCGCACTCAAGTGAAACAACGCTTTAAACAGTTTTCTGACCGTCGCCAATTTTGGGAAAAAGTATTTGATTCCAATGTAGTGAGTAAAGTGCAAACCGGTGATATTGCCGCAGCGAAACAGCAACTTCATATCATGCTGGACGATACAGCAGCTCCAAAAGGTGAAGTGTATGTTATAGGTGCAGGCCCCGGTGATCCAGAATTACTTACTCTTAAAGCCCTGCAACTGATGCAACAAGCTGATGTAGTGGTATATGACTACTTGGTTTCTGATGAAATTATGGAGCTAGTGCGCCGTGATGCTGATTTGATTTGTGTTGGTAAACGCATGGGCGACCATAGTGTTGAGCAACACGATACCAACCAAATGCTGGTGCGTTTAGCTAAAGAAGGCAAAAAAGTGTGCCGAATTAAAGGCGGTGACCCATTTATTTATGGCCGTGGTGGTGAAGAAGTACAAGTTTTAGCTGAGTACCAAGTGGCTTATCAAATAGTACCAGGGATCACGGCGGCGGCAGGTTGTGCTGCGTATGCTGGCATTCCGCTTACTCATCGCGATCATGCTCAAGCAATTCAGTTTGTAACTGGTCATTGTAAAAAAGACGGCCAAGACCTTGATTGGCGTTCATTAGCGCAGCCACATCAAACGTTAGCTGTGTACATGGGCGTGGTAAAATCGCCGTATATACAAGCAAAGCTAATTGAGCATGGTAGAGCACACAATACACCCGTTGCCATTATTGAAAATGGTACTCGTAAAAATCAGCGTGTTGTCACAGGCCACTTAGGTCAGTTGTCACAACTGATTGACCAACATGCCATTGTATCACCGGCATTATTAATTATTGGTGAAGTAGCCCAGCTACATTCGCAGCTCGCTTGGTTTGGTCAACAAGCGCAAACGAGCAGTTTTGCTCAACCACTAACAGATGTGGTGTAA
- a CDS encoding GNAT family N-acetyltransferase, with the protein MLLETSRLQLRPMQPSDWSFFYLLHTQPQVMQFVADLESEEKIMARFNTRSQPWSKEDNSWLTLSIVEKESGQLVGFSGFLSRWSDYKKAEVGFLFAPQFQGVGYGYESLKAVLEYAFLKCGFHKMTATVTEGNTASVALLQKAGFNLEGRLVDNYQIAGRWCNDLLFARFNQ; encoded by the coding sequence ATGTTACTGGAAACAAGTAGATTGCAACTTCGGCCGATGCAGCCTAGTGATTGGTCATTCTTTTATCTATTACATACTCAGCCACAAGTTATGCAGTTTGTGGCTGATTTAGAAAGTGAAGAAAAAATTATGGCTCGCTTTAATACACGCAGCCAACCTTGGTCTAAAGAAGATAATAGCTGGTTAACCCTGAGTATTGTAGAAAAAGAAAGTGGTCAGCTTGTTGGTTTTTCGGGGTTTTTGTCTCGTTGGAGTGATTATAAAAAAGCAGAAGTTGGTTTTTTATTTGCGCCGCAATTTCAAGGGGTAGGGTATGGCTACGAATCTTTAAAGGCAGTGCTAGAGTATGCTTTTTTAAAGTGTGGCTTTCATAAAATGACAGCAACAGTAACCGAGGGAAACACAGCATCAGTCGCCTTATTACAAAAGGCTGGGTTTAATTTAGAGGGGCGCTTAGTTGATAACTACCAAATTGCTGGGCGCTGGTGTAATGACTTGTTGTTTGCACGTTTTAATCAGTAG
- a CDS encoding VOC family protein, with amino-acid sequence MDQHIANISLLVTDYDEAIDFYTKKVGFSLIEDTDLGAGKRWVQVAPSTQQGSALLLAKASTPEQIAAIGQQAGGRVFLFLQTDDFWRDYHAMTLAGVTFLEQPREESYATVVVFSDLYGNKWDLIERK; translated from the coding sequence ATGGATCAACACATTGCCAACATCAGTTTATTAGTAACTGATTACGATGAAGCAATTGACTTTTATACTAAAAAAGTTGGTTTTTCACTAATAGAAGACACCGATTTAGGTGCGGGTAAACGCTGGGTGCAAGTTGCTCCTAGCACTCAACAAGGCAGTGCATTGCTATTAGCTAAAGCATCAACTCCAGAGCAAATAGCAGCAATTGGCCAGCAGGCAGGCGGACGCGTGTTTTTATTTTTGCAAACAGATGATTTTTGGCGTGATTACCACGCCATGACATTAGCAGGAGTGACTTTTTTAGAGCAACCCCGTGAAGAAAGTTACGCAACTGTGGTTGTTTTTAGCGATTTATATGGCAATAAATGGGATTTGATCGAACGAAAATAA